One region of Caviibacter abscessus genomic DNA includes:
- a CDS encoding DUF4125 family protein, which produces MGIVKEIVEMEWDLFTNLNNTGGRASCQDNKEEFFINRTSQWENLSEDVQDSYYNDLLNASEYCRNLMFEKYAYMMKTTHPDEYEKIKMYLPKEDIMKLRVIERIESIVLEWEKEVVNKYPKFSKLCRPIENNCENQLTNARVYFIGEHMTYSYTTNLYYFEFVKDLKYNLVEKIFTDIVKKKGYESIEDIEKTL; this is translated from the coding sequence ATGGGGATAGTTAAAGAAATAGTTGAAATGGAGTGGGATTTATTCACAAACCTTAATAATACTGGTGGTCGTGCAAGTTGTCAGGACAATAAAGAAGAGTTTTTTATTAACCGTACCAGCCAATGGGAAAATTTAAGTGAAGATGTTCAAGATAGTTATTATAATGATTTATTAAATGCATCTGAATATTGTAGAAATTTAATGTTTGAAAAGTATGCATATATGATGAAAACAACTCATCCTGATGAATATGAAAAAATTAAAATGTACTTACCTAAAGAAGATATAATGAAATTAAGAGTTATTGAAAGAATAGAAAGTATAGTTTTGGAATGGGAGAAAGAAGTTGTAAATAAATATCCAAAATTTTCAAAGTTATGCAGACCTATTGAAAATAACTGTGAAAATCAATTAACAAATGCAAGAGTATATTTTATTGGAGAACATATGACTTATTCTTATACAACTAATTTATATTATTTTGAGTTTGTTAAAGATTTAAAATATAATCTTGTTGAAAAAATTTTTACAGATATAGTGAAGAAAAAGGGGTATGAAAGTATAGAAGATATAGAGAAAACCTTATAG
- a CDS encoding DUF4037 domain-containing protein, translated as MTGLELSKKYFEEVLYKKIKENFDIPISAGLIGYGSECYGFDDLISRDHDFYPMPCIWIKEQDYVSNKEKIEKFMETLDDTYMGFKIINKSEWGENRRGFLNINDYIYSFLGSLTGPENDMNFRRIPQYLLSSFTNGEIFVDELGIITEIRNKVKYYPEDIRLNMMATRCMQIHREGLYNYTRCIRRNEYVASTQALGLFITSVIEMYCLINKIYCPYYKWQHKMLKNIEPEIYDLLKKLVLQETTYNAKINIIDEISNKIMEDLKLANSIDLIECAMIIQNKIRNDEIRSLGCWSD; from the coding sequence ATGACTGGTTTAGAGTTATCAAAAAAATACTTTGAAGAAGTACTTTATAAAAAAATAAAAGAAAATTTTGATATACCAATATCTGCGGGATTAATTGGTTATGGATCTGAATGTTATGGATTTGATGATTTAATTTCAAGAGATCATGATTTTTATCCTATGCCTTGTATTTGGATAAAGGAACAAGATTATGTATCAAATAAAGAGAAAATAGAAAAATTTATGGAAACTTTAGATGATACATATATGGGATTTAAGATTATAAATAAAAGTGAATGGGGAGAAAATAGAAGAGGATTTTTAAATATAAATGACTATATTTACAGCTTTTTAGGTAGTTTAACTGGTCCTGAAAATGATATGAATTTTAGAAGGATACCTCAATATTTATTATCTTCATTTACAAATGGCGAAATATTTGTTGATGAATTAGGAATAATAACTGAAATAAGAAATAAAGTGAAATATTATCCTGAAGATATAAGACTTAATATGATGGCAACTAGATGCATGCAAATACATAGAGAAGGATTATATAACTATACAAGATGTATAAGAAGAAATGAATATGTAGCTTCAACACAAGCTTTGGGATTATTTATAACAAGTGTAATTGAAATGTATTGTTTGATTAATAAAATATATTGTCCTTACTATAAATGGCAACATAAAATGTTAAAAAATATAGAACCTGAAATATATGATTTATTAAAAAAATTAGTATTACAAGAAACTACATATAATGCCAAAATAAATATTATTGATGAAATAAGTAATAAAATAATGGAAGATTTAAAACTAGCAAATTCAATAGATTTAATTGAATGTGCCATGATAATTCAAAATAAAATAAGAAATGATGAGATTAGAAGTTTAGGTTGCTGGAGTGATTAA
- a CDS encoding tetratricopeptide repeat protein, with amino-acid sequence MKTISEKLSFLKNAVEKRIILQKESKGIEEVDLLIEMTRVTEEVYGSTSNQAINMLNELGGAAKYIGKYDLAVESIKRAKDIIEEKFSKDCVPYATTCLNLAEVYRFANELDKIEDMYLEVIRVYDSNNMQESYEYAGVCNNLGLFYQDIKNSDKALSYHLKSYEILKDKKESKIAFATTLNNMAIAYRMLGESEKSDDLIKQCFEIYEKEVGKNHSMYSAALNNLAIAMYYKGEFEKSLELFNNSLEICKNSFGTDSMSYKNLEQNINLVKETMEMGKHE; translated from the coding sequence ATGAAAACTATAAGTGAAAAACTTTCATTTTTAAAAAATGCAGTAGAAAAAAGAATTATACTTCAAAAAGAGAGTAAAGGTATAGAAGAAGTTGATTTATTAATTGAAATGACAAGAGTAACAGAAGAAGTTTACGGAAGTACAAGCAATCAAGCAATTAATATGTTAAATGAATTGGGTGGGGCTGCAAAATATATAGGTAAATATGATTTAGCAGTAGAAAGTATAAAAAGAGCAAAAGATATTATAGAAGAAAAATTTTCAAAAGACTGTGTTCCATATGCAACAACATGTCTTAATTTAGCAGAAGTTTATAGATTTGCAAATGAACTTGATAAAATAGAAGACATGTATTTAGAAGTTATAAGGGTATATGATTCAAATAATATGCAAGAATCATATGAATATGCAGGTGTTTGTAATAATTTAGGACTTTTTTATCAAGATATTAAAAATAGTGATAAAGCTTTATCGTATCATTTAAAAAGTTATGAAATATTAAAAGATAAAAAAGAAAGCAAAATTGCTTTTGCAACAACTTTAAATAATATGGCAATAGCATATAGAATGTTAGGAGAATCTGAAAAATCCGATGATTTAATAAAGCAATGTTTTGAAATATATGAAAAAGAAGTAGGTAAAAACCATTCAATGTATTCAGCAGCGTTAAATAATCTAGCAATTGCAATGTATTATAAAGGGGAATTTGAAAAGTCACTAGAACTTTTTAATAATAGTTTAGAAATTTGTAAAAATTCCTTTGGGACAGATAGTATGAGTTATAAAAATTTAGAACAAAATATTAACTTAGTAAAAGAAACTATGGAAATGGGTAAACACGAATGA
- the pip gene encoding prolyl aminopeptidase, with protein sequence MEALYDEVMPYESGYLKVSDIHEIYYEQCGNPNGLPIVYVHGGPGGGSGELARKFFDKNKYRIIIFDQRGCGRSKPFVELRENTTFDLVSDMETLRKKLNIDKWILFGGSWGTALSLVYAINYPEFVSGMILRGIFLARQEDVDWLYCGGAAQFFPEAFDKYISVLSDSERKDIIGSYMKYLGSSDMNIVAKYAKYWNDWESSCVSLYPRELAKEVTDYDIAIARMECHYFFNKSFLPEDNYILNNVDRIKDIRTYICHGRYDVDCRPSGAYELYKNMNNCELVFVDACGHSSMEPLMAAQLIEFTDKW encoded by the coding sequence ATGGAAGCGTTATACGATGAAGTTATGCCATATGAAAGTGGTTATTTAAAAGTAAGTGATATACACGAAATATATTATGAGCAATGCGGTAATCCTAATGGTTTACCTATAGTTTATGTACATGGTGGTCCTGGTGGAGGAAGTGGAGAACTTGCAAGAAAATTTTTTGATAAAAATAAGTATAGAATAATAATATTTGATCAAAGAGGCTGTGGAAGATCAAAACCTTTTGTGGAATTAAGAGAAAATACAACATTTGATTTAGTATCAGATATGGAGACACTAAGAAAAAAATTAAATATAGATAAATGGATATTATTTGGAGGAAGTTGGGGAACGGCATTAAGCCTTGTATATGCAATAAATTATCCAGAATTTGTTAGCGGAATGATATTAAGAGGTATATTTTTAGCAAGACAAGAAGACGTTGATTGGCTTTATTGCGGTGGAGCCGCACAATTTTTCCCTGAAGCATTTGATAAATATATTTCAGTATTATCAGATAGTGAAAGAAAAGATATTATTGGAAGCTATATGAAATACTTGGGTTCAAGTGATATGAATATAGTTGCAAAATATGCAAAATATTGGAATGATTGGGAAAGTAGTTGTGTGTCTCTTTATCCAAGAGAACTTGCAAAAGAAGTTACAGATTATGATATAGCTATTGCAAGAATGGAATGTCACTATTTTTTTAATAAAAGTTTTTTACCTGAAGATAACTATATATTAAATAACGTGGATAGAATAAAAGATATACGAACTTACATATGTCATGGAAGATATGATGTGGATTGCAGACCAAGCGGAGCATATGAATTATATAAAAATATGAATAATTGTGAATTGGTTTTTGTTGATGCTTGTGGTCATTCATCAATGGAGCCGCTAATGGCTGCACAATTAATTGAATTTACAGATAAGTGGTGA